A window of the Gossypium arboreum isolate Shixiya-1 chromosome 2, ASM2569848v2, whole genome shotgun sequence genome harbors these coding sequences:
- the LOC108471699 gene encoding histidine kinase 1-like isoform X3 has product MAEKPFESSSSSESSPILLASSMDTTPLRKLLHGISEFVVSSSTCGKKTAATRGRRILHRDVEREEFQYGGGGSGGGGGGGHCLSSYYSVFVARLAIMVMLAILIGLLTVLTWHFTKVYTTKSLNTLAFGLRYELLQRPILRMWNILNSTSEITTAQVKLSEYVIRRYSKPTNQAEQLYEMMKDITWALFASRKALNAITINYKNGFVQAFHRDHRSNNTFYIYSDLANYSISSTESYHNEMLSSRKGWNDQFIHGNVSAIWYRQPLDPVTGEKKGKPSQIPPDDLINIAGPSQVPDGVASWHVSVSKYTDSPLLSAALPVWDATNTNIVAVVGVTTALFSVGQLMKELVEVHSGYIYLTSQQGYLLATSTNAPLLKNTTKGPKLMMAVDSDDRVIRMGAQWLQEAYGNKFPPGHVVHVEKANLGGQHYYIDSFFLNLTRLPMVGVIIIPRKYIMGKVDERALKTLVILISASVCILVIGCVCILILTNGVSKEMKLRAELISHLDARRRAEASSNYKSQFLANMSHELRTPMAAVIGLLDILICDDCLTNEQYAMVTQIRKCSTALLRLLNNILDLSKVESGKLVLEEAEFDLGRELEGLVDMFSVQCINHNVETVLDLSDDIPKVVRGDSARVVQVFANLISNSIKFTTSGHIVLRGWCENPNVCSDSGKFSPDQKKPLSALKTKLKQHGNHTKKAGKKDNKMILWFEVDDTGCGIDRSKWESVFESFEQADPSTTRTHGGTGLGLCIVRTLVNKMGGEIKVVKKNGPGTLMRLFLLLSTPADSVEQQGRIDFSKHSVAVILALHGSMGRMTMLKWLSKNGVPTLEASEWNELTQILHELFHARTLDSGFDTHYSLTEPMRSKVQSLQEMKNSVYIIVVDLGLLDLSTNIWKEQLNFLDKFSGLVKFAWMLNHDTSNAIKMELRRKGHILMVNKPLYKAKMLHILEAVIKESYVEPQNRSPNGTKGTSKEGDSHECLEIDSTQFETCSSDDSDETAGASSISSVHIREESREGTILKSSPSTLRNCLVEFTRLGLDQCNTRPKLHNTEDIKPENPDSPEQPSVRSNAKDRITNEPKSLQGLRILLAEDTPVLQRVATIMLEKMGAVVIAVGDGVQAVEALNSVLDNDNEHRNNQVETEICDSPPYDLILMDCQMPMMDGYEATKAIRKLEERTGWHIPIVALTAHAMSSDKEKCLKVGMDAYLTKPIDYKLMVSTILSLTKQSSP; this is encoded by the exons ATGGCAGAAAAACCATTTGAAAGCAGTAGTAGTTCTGAAAGTTCACCGATTCTTTTAGCTTCATCAATGGACACTACGCCATTGAGGAAACTATTACATGGGATTTCAGAGTTTGTTGTTTCTTCTTCAACGTGTGGGAAAAAAACAGCCGCCACACGTGGTCGTAGGATTTTACATAGGGATGTTGAAAGGGAAGAGTTTCAGTACGGTGGTGGTGGTAGCGGTGGTGGCGGTGGTGGTGGTCATTGCTTGTCGTCTTATTACAGTGTCTTTGTTGCTCGGCTTGCTATCATG GTGATGCTAGCTATTTTGATTGGGCTGCTAACAGTTCTAACCTGGCATTTCACAAAGGTTTACACAACAAAATCATTAAACACATTGGCATTTGGTCTTCGTTATGAGCTTCTTCAAAGACCAATCTTAAGGATGTGGAACATCTTGAATTCTACCTCGGAAATTACTACAGCTCAAGTCAAGTTGTCTGAATATGTAATTAGGCGCTACAGTAAACCCACCAACCAGGCAGAACAA CTGTATGAAATGATGAAAGACATAACATGGGCACTATTTGCAAGCCGTAAAGCTCTAAATGCCATAACCATAAACTACAAAAATGGATTTGTACAAGCATTCCATAGGGACCATAGAAGCAACAACACATTCTACATCTATTCCGATCTCGCAAACTATTCGATCAGCTCCACCGAATCGTACCATAACGAGATGTTATCGTCCCGAAAAGGTTGGAACGATCAATTCATCCACGGAAATGTCTCGGCGATATGGTACCGCCAACCGCTCGATCCTGTGACGGGTGAAAAGAAAGGAAAGCCTTCACAAATCCCACCGGATGATCTTATCAACATAGCAGGCCCGTCTCAAGTGCCCGATGGGGTAGCTTCATGGCATGTCTCGGTTAGTAAATACACCGATTCACCGTTGCTTTCGGCTGCTTTGCCGGTTTGGGACGCTACGAATACGAATATCGTGGCTGTTGTCGGTGTTACGACCGCTCTTTTTAGTGTAGGACAGTTGATGAAAGAACTGGTTGAAGTACATAGTGGGTATATATATTTGACTTCACAACAAGGTTACTTGTTAGCGACATCAACTAATGCTCCTTTGTTAAAAAACACGACGAAAGGGCCGAAACTAATGATGGCCGTCGACTCCGACGACCGTGTGATACGAATGGGAGCTCAATGGTTGCAAGAAGCTTATGGCAATAAGTTCCCACCTGGCCATGTGGTTCATGTTGAAAAAGCTAACCTTGGGGGTCAACATTATTACATTGATTCGTTTTTTCTCAACTTAACAAGGTTACCTATG GTCGGGGTTATTATAATTCCGAGAAAGTATATAATGGGGAAAGTTGATGAAAGGGCATTGAAAACATTGGTTATATTGATATCAGCATCTGTATGTATCTTAGTTATTGGATGTGTTTGCATTTTGATACTTACGAATGGAGTTTCCAAAGAAATGAAACTCCGAGCTGAGTTAATAAGTCATCTCGATGCAAGAAGAAGAGCTGAAGCTTCAAGTAATTACAAAAGCCAATTCCTCGCGAACATGAG TCATGAATTAAGAACGCCTATGGCTGCTGTCATCGGATTGTTGGACATTCTTATCTGCGATGATTGCCTTACGAACGAGCAATACGCAATGGTTACTCAGATTCGTAAATGCTCAACGGCTTTACTCCGGCTTCTTAACAACATATTGGATCTAAGCAAG GTTGAATCGGGAAAATTGGTGTTGGAAGAAGCTGAGTTCGATTTGGGACGGGAACTTGAAGGACTTGTTGACATGTTCTCTGTTCAATGCATTAACCATAATGTGGAAACAGTTCTGGATCTCTCTG ATGATATTCCGAAAGTAGTTCGAGGAGATTCGGCTAGAGTTGTTCAAGTTTTTGCTAACTTAATAAGCAATTCCATCAAGTTCACAACAT CGGGACATATCGTACTCCGCGGATGGTGTGAGAACCCGAATGTGTGTAGTGATTCCGGGAAGTTTTCTCCTGATCAGAAGAAACCGTTGTCTGCATTAAAGACAAAGTTGAAACAACACGGAAACCATACGAAGAAGGCTGGCAAGAAAGACAACAAAATGATTCTTTGGTTCGAAGTCGATGACACGGGCTGTG GAATTGACCGGAGCAAATGGGAATCGGTGTTCGAAAGCTTTGAGCAAGCTGATCCTTCAACAACTCGAAC GCATGGTGGCACCGGTCTCGGACTGTGCATCGTGAGAACCTTG GTTAACAAAATGGGAGGAGAAATCAAGGTTGTTAAAAAGAACGGTCCCGGAACTCTAATGAGACTATTTTTGCTCCTTAGTACCCCTGCAGATAGCGTAGAACAACAAGGACGAATCGATTTCTCGAAGCACAGTGTAGCT GTAATCCTTGCATTACATGGTAGCATGGGTAGAATGACAATGTTGAAATGGCTATCGAAAAACGGAGTCCCGACATTGGAAGCATCGGAATGGAATGAACTAACACAAATCCTCCATGAACTATTCCATGCCCGAACTCTTGATTCTGGTTTCGACACTCATTATTCACTGACTGAACCTATGAGGTCCAAAGTACAAAGCTTACAAGAGATGAAGAACTCGGTTTACATCATAGTTGTCGATCTCGGGTTGCTCGATTTGAGCACCAACATATGGAAAGAACAGCTTAATTTCCTCGATAAATTCTCGGGCCTTGTGAAATTCGCGTGGATGCTGAATCACGATACGTCCAATGCTATAAAGATGGAACTCCGTAGGAAAGGACATATATTGATGGTTAATAAgccattatataaggccaaaatgCTACATATTTTGGAAGCTGTCATAAAAGAAAGCTATGTTGAGCCTCAAAACCGAAGTCCGAATGGAACGAAAGGTACATCAAAAGAAGGTGATTCTCACGAATGTCTTGAAATCGATTCAACTCAGTTCGAGACATGCAGCTCTGATGATTCCGATGAAACAGCTGGTGCTAGCTCTATAAGTTCGGTCCATATCAGAGAGGAATCGAGAGAAGGAACCATACTAAAATCCAGTCCATCGACACTTAGGAACTGCCTAGTCGAGTTCACGCGATTAGGCTTAGATCAATGCAATACCAGACCAAAGTTGCATAACACCGAAGACATCAAACCCGAAAATCCCGATTCCCCAGAACAACCTTCGGTAAGAAGCAATGCTAAAGACAGAATAACAAACGAACCCAAATCTCTCCAAGGTTTACGGATACTCCTAGCGGAAGATACACCAGTTCTCCAAAGAGTAGCAACCATCATGCTCGAAAAAATGGGAGCTGTAGTAATCGCGGTAGGAGATGGAGTACAAGCGGTCGAAGCCCTCAATTCCGTGCTCGATAATGACAACGAACATAGAAACAACCAAGTGGAAACAGAGATATGTGATTCTCCACCATATGATTTGATCTTAATGGATTGCCaa ATGCCAATGATGGACGGATACGAGGCGACAAAAGCGATAAGAAAATTGGAAGAAAGAACGGGTTGGCATATTCCGATCGTTGCTTTGACGGCTCATGCTATGTCATCAGATAAAGAAAAATGCTTGAAAGTAGGCATGGATGCTTATTTAACAAAGCCAATTGATTACAAGTTGATGGTGTCCACCATTCTTTCACTTACTAAACAGTCATCACCTTGA
- the LOC108471699 gene encoding histidine kinase 1-like isoform X2 — MAEKPFESSSSSESSPILLASSMDTTPLRKLLHGISEFVVSSSTCGKKTAATRGRRILHRDVEREEFQYGGGGSGGGGGGGHCLSSYYSVFVARLAIMVMLAILIGLLTVLTWHFTKVYTTKSLNTLAFGLRYELLQRPILRMWNILNSTSEITTAQVKLSEYVIRRYSKPTNQAEQVELYEMMKDITWALFASRKALNAITINYKNGFVQAFHRDHRSNNTFYIYSDLANYSISSTESYHNEMLSSRKGWNDQFIHGNVSAIWYRQPLDPVTGEKKGKPSQIPPDDLINIAGPSQVPDGVASWHVSVSKYTDSPLLSAALPVWDATNTNIVAVVGVTTALFSVGQLMKELVEVHSGYIYLTSQQGYLLATSTNAPLLKNTTKGPKLMMAVDSDDRVIRMGAQWLQEAYGNKFPPGHVVHVEKANLGGQHYYIDSFFLNLTRLPMVGVIIIPRKYIMGKVDERALKTLVILISASVCILVIGCVCILILTNGVSKEMKLRAELISHLDARRRAEASSNYKSQFLANMSHELRTPMAAVIGLLDILICDDCLTNEQYAMVTQIRKCSTALLRLLNNILDLSKVESGKLVLEEAEFDLGRELEGLVDMFSVQCINHNVETVLDLSDDIPKVVRGDSARVVQVFANLISNSIKFTTSGHIVLRGWCENPNVCSDSGKFSPDQKKPLSALKTKLKQHGNHTKKAGKKDNKMILWFEVDDTGCGIDRSKWESVFESFEQADPSTTRTHGGTGLGLCIVRTLVNKMGGEIKVVKKNGPGTLMRLFLLLSTPADSVEQQGRIDFSKHSVAVILALHGSMGRMTMLKWLSKNGVPTLEASEWNELTQILHELFHARTLDSGFDTHYSLTEPMRSKVQSLQEMKNSVYIIVVDLGLLDLSTNIWKEQLNFLDKFSGLVKFAWMLNHDTSNAIKMELRRKGHILMVNKPLYKAKMLHILEAVIKESYVEPQNRSPNGTKGTSKEGDSHECLEIDSTQFETCSSDDSDETAGASSISSVHIREESREGTILKSSPSTLRNCLVEFTRLGLDQCNTRPKLHNTEDIKPENPDSPEQPSVRSNAKDRITNEPKSLQGLRILLAEDTPVLQRVATIMLEKMGAVVIAVGDGVQAVEALNSVLDNDNEHRNNQVETEICDSPPYDLILMDCQMPMMDGYEATKAIRKLEERTGWHIPIVALTAHAMSSDKEKCLKVGMDAYLTKPIDYKLMVSTILSLTKQSSP, encoded by the exons ATGGCAGAAAAACCATTTGAAAGCAGTAGTAGTTCTGAAAGTTCACCGATTCTTTTAGCTTCATCAATGGACACTACGCCATTGAGGAAACTATTACATGGGATTTCAGAGTTTGTTGTTTCTTCTTCAACGTGTGGGAAAAAAACAGCCGCCACACGTGGTCGTAGGATTTTACATAGGGATGTTGAAAGGGAAGAGTTTCAGTACGGTGGTGGTGGTAGCGGTGGTGGCGGTGGTGGTGGTCATTGCTTGTCGTCTTATTACAGTGTCTTTGTTGCTCGGCTTGCTATCATG GTGATGCTAGCTATTTTGATTGGGCTGCTAACAGTTCTAACCTGGCATTTCACAAAGGTTTACACAACAAAATCATTAAACACATTGGCATTTGGTCTTCGTTATGAGCTTCTTCAAAGACCAATCTTAAGGATGTGGAACATCTTGAATTCTACCTCGGAAATTACTACAGCTCAAGTCAAGTTGTCTGAATATGTAATTAGGCGCTACAGTAAACCCACCAACCAGGCAGAACAAGTTGAG CTGTATGAAATGATGAAAGACATAACATGGGCACTATTTGCAAGCCGTAAAGCTCTAAATGCCATAACCATAAACTACAAAAATGGATTTGTACAAGCATTCCATAGGGACCATAGAAGCAACAACACATTCTACATCTATTCCGATCTCGCAAACTATTCGATCAGCTCCACCGAATCGTACCATAACGAGATGTTATCGTCCCGAAAAGGTTGGAACGATCAATTCATCCACGGAAATGTCTCGGCGATATGGTACCGCCAACCGCTCGATCCTGTGACGGGTGAAAAGAAAGGAAAGCCTTCACAAATCCCACCGGATGATCTTATCAACATAGCAGGCCCGTCTCAAGTGCCCGATGGGGTAGCTTCATGGCATGTCTCGGTTAGTAAATACACCGATTCACCGTTGCTTTCGGCTGCTTTGCCGGTTTGGGACGCTACGAATACGAATATCGTGGCTGTTGTCGGTGTTACGACCGCTCTTTTTAGTGTAGGACAGTTGATGAAAGAACTGGTTGAAGTACATAGTGGGTATATATATTTGACTTCACAACAAGGTTACTTGTTAGCGACATCAACTAATGCTCCTTTGTTAAAAAACACGACGAAAGGGCCGAAACTAATGATGGCCGTCGACTCCGACGACCGTGTGATACGAATGGGAGCTCAATGGTTGCAAGAAGCTTATGGCAATAAGTTCCCACCTGGCCATGTGGTTCATGTTGAAAAAGCTAACCTTGGGGGTCAACATTATTACATTGATTCGTTTTTTCTCAACTTAACAAGGTTACCTATG GTCGGGGTTATTATAATTCCGAGAAAGTATATAATGGGGAAAGTTGATGAAAGGGCATTGAAAACATTGGTTATATTGATATCAGCATCTGTATGTATCTTAGTTATTGGATGTGTTTGCATTTTGATACTTACGAATGGAGTTTCCAAAGAAATGAAACTCCGAGCTGAGTTAATAAGTCATCTCGATGCAAGAAGAAGAGCTGAAGCTTCAAGTAATTACAAAAGCCAATTCCTCGCGAACATGAG TCATGAATTAAGAACGCCTATGGCTGCTGTCATCGGATTGTTGGACATTCTTATCTGCGATGATTGCCTTACGAACGAGCAATACGCAATGGTTACTCAGATTCGTAAATGCTCAACGGCTTTACTCCGGCTTCTTAACAACATATTGGATCTAAGCAAG GTTGAATCGGGAAAATTGGTGTTGGAAGAAGCTGAGTTCGATTTGGGACGGGAACTTGAAGGACTTGTTGACATGTTCTCTGTTCAATGCATTAACCATAATGTGGAAACAGTTCTGGATCTCTCTG ATGATATTCCGAAAGTAGTTCGAGGAGATTCGGCTAGAGTTGTTCAAGTTTTTGCTAACTTAATAAGCAATTCCATCAAGTTCACAACAT CGGGACATATCGTACTCCGCGGATGGTGTGAGAACCCGAATGTGTGTAGTGATTCCGGGAAGTTTTCTCCTGATCAGAAGAAACCGTTGTCTGCATTAAAGACAAAGTTGAAACAACACGGAAACCATACGAAGAAGGCTGGCAAGAAAGACAACAAAATGATTCTTTGGTTCGAAGTCGATGACACGGGCTGTG GAATTGACCGGAGCAAATGGGAATCGGTGTTCGAAAGCTTTGAGCAAGCTGATCCTTCAACAACTCGAAC GCATGGTGGCACCGGTCTCGGACTGTGCATCGTGAGAACCTTG GTTAACAAAATGGGAGGAGAAATCAAGGTTGTTAAAAAGAACGGTCCCGGAACTCTAATGAGACTATTTTTGCTCCTTAGTACCCCTGCAGATAGCGTAGAACAACAAGGACGAATCGATTTCTCGAAGCACAGTGTAGCT GTAATCCTTGCATTACATGGTAGCATGGGTAGAATGACAATGTTGAAATGGCTATCGAAAAACGGAGTCCCGACATTGGAAGCATCGGAATGGAATGAACTAACACAAATCCTCCATGAACTATTCCATGCCCGAACTCTTGATTCTGGTTTCGACACTCATTATTCACTGACTGAACCTATGAGGTCCAAAGTACAAAGCTTACAAGAGATGAAGAACTCGGTTTACATCATAGTTGTCGATCTCGGGTTGCTCGATTTGAGCACCAACATATGGAAAGAACAGCTTAATTTCCTCGATAAATTCTCGGGCCTTGTGAAATTCGCGTGGATGCTGAATCACGATACGTCCAATGCTATAAAGATGGAACTCCGTAGGAAAGGACATATATTGATGGTTAATAAgccattatataaggccaaaatgCTACATATTTTGGAAGCTGTCATAAAAGAAAGCTATGTTGAGCCTCAAAACCGAAGTCCGAATGGAACGAAAGGTACATCAAAAGAAGGTGATTCTCACGAATGTCTTGAAATCGATTCAACTCAGTTCGAGACATGCAGCTCTGATGATTCCGATGAAACAGCTGGTGCTAGCTCTATAAGTTCGGTCCATATCAGAGAGGAATCGAGAGAAGGAACCATACTAAAATCCAGTCCATCGACACTTAGGAACTGCCTAGTCGAGTTCACGCGATTAGGCTTAGATCAATGCAATACCAGACCAAAGTTGCATAACACCGAAGACATCAAACCCGAAAATCCCGATTCCCCAGAACAACCTTCGGTAAGAAGCAATGCTAAAGACAGAATAACAAACGAACCCAAATCTCTCCAAGGTTTACGGATACTCCTAGCGGAAGATACACCAGTTCTCCAAAGAGTAGCAACCATCATGCTCGAAAAAATGGGAGCTGTAGTAATCGCGGTAGGAGATGGAGTACAAGCGGTCGAAGCCCTCAATTCCGTGCTCGATAATGACAACGAACATAGAAACAACCAAGTGGAAACAGAGATATGTGATTCTCCACCATATGATTTGATCTTAATGGATTGCCaa ATGCCAATGATGGACGGATACGAGGCGACAAAAGCGATAAGAAAATTGGAAGAAAGAACGGGTTGGCATATTCCGATCGTTGCTTTGACGGCTCATGCTATGTCATCAGATAAAGAAAAATGCTTGAAAGTAGGCATGGATGCTTATTTAACAAAGCCAATTGATTACAAGTTGATGGTGTCCACCATTCTTTCACTTACTAAACAGTCATCACCTTGA
- the LOC108471699 gene encoding histidine kinase 1-like isoform X1 — protein sequence MAEKPFESSSSSESSPILLASSMDTTPLRKLLHGISEFVVSSSTCGKKTAATRGRRILHRDVEREEFQYGGGGSGGGGGGGHCLSSYYSVFVARLAIMVMLAILIGLLTVLTWHFTKVYTTKSLNTLAFGLRYELLQRPILRMWNILNSTSEITTAQVKLSEYVIRRYSKPTNQAEQVEQLYEMMKDITWALFASRKALNAITINYKNGFVQAFHRDHRSNNTFYIYSDLANYSISSTESYHNEMLSSRKGWNDQFIHGNVSAIWYRQPLDPVTGEKKGKPSQIPPDDLINIAGPSQVPDGVASWHVSVSKYTDSPLLSAALPVWDATNTNIVAVVGVTTALFSVGQLMKELVEVHSGYIYLTSQQGYLLATSTNAPLLKNTTKGPKLMMAVDSDDRVIRMGAQWLQEAYGNKFPPGHVVHVEKANLGGQHYYIDSFFLNLTRLPMVGVIIIPRKYIMGKVDERALKTLVILISASVCILVIGCVCILILTNGVSKEMKLRAELISHLDARRRAEASSNYKSQFLANMSHELRTPMAAVIGLLDILICDDCLTNEQYAMVTQIRKCSTALLRLLNNILDLSKVESGKLVLEEAEFDLGRELEGLVDMFSVQCINHNVETVLDLSDDIPKVVRGDSARVVQVFANLISNSIKFTTSGHIVLRGWCENPNVCSDSGKFSPDQKKPLSALKTKLKQHGNHTKKAGKKDNKMILWFEVDDTGCGIDRSKWESVFESFEQADPSTTRTHGGTGLGLCIVRTLVNKMGGEIKVVKKNGPGTLMRLFLLLSTPADSVEQQGRIDFSKHSVAVILALHGSMGRMTMLKWLSKNGVPTLEASEWNELTQILHELFHARTLDSGFDTHYSLTEPMRSKVQSLQEMKNSVYIIVVDLGLLDLSTNIWKEQLNFLDKFSGLVKFAWMLNHDTSNAIKMELRRKGHILMVNKPLYKAKMLHILEAVIKESYVEPQNRSPNGTKGTSKEGDSHECLEIDSTQFETCSSDDSDETAGASSISSVHIREESREGTILKSSPSTLRNCLVEFTRLGLDQCNTRPKLHNTEDIKPENPDSPEQPSVRSNAKDRITNEPKSLQGLRILLAEDTPVLQRVATIMLEKMGAVVIAVGDGVQAVEALNSVLDNDNEHRNNQVETEICDSPPYDLILMDCQMPMMDGYEATKAIRKLEERTGWHIPIVALTAHAMSSDKEKCLKVGMDAYLTKPIDYKLMVSTILSLTKQSSP from the exons ATGGCAGAAAAACCATTTGAAAGCAGTAGTAGTTCTGAAAGTTCACCGATTCTTTTAGCTTCATCAATGGACACTACGCCATTGAGGAAACTATTACATGGGATTTCAGAGTTTGTTGTTTCTTCTTCAACGTGTGGGAAAAAAACAGCCGCCACACGTGGTCGTAGGATTTTACATAGGGATGTTGAAAGGGAAGAGTTTCAGTACGGTGGTGGTGGTAGCGGTGGTGGCGGTGGTGGTGGTCATTGCTTGTCGTCTTATTACAGTGTCTTTGTTGCTCGGCTTGCTATCATG GTGATGCTAGCTATTTTGATTGGGCTGCTAACAGTTCTAACCTGGCATTTCACAAAGGTTTACACAACAAAATCATTAAACACATTGGCATTTGGTCTTCGTTATGAGCTTCTTCAAAGACCAATCTTAAGGATGTGGAACATCTTGAATTCTACCTCGGAAATTACTACAGCTCAAGTCAAGTTGTCTGAATATGTAATTAGGCGCTACAGTAAACCCACCAACCAGGCAGAACAAGTTGAG CAGCTGTATGAAATGATGAAAGACATAACATGGGCACTATTTGCAAGCCGTAAAGCTCTAAATGCCATAACCATAAACTACAAAAATGGATTTGTACAAGCATTCCATAGGGACCATAGAAGCAACAACACATTCTACATCTATTCCGATCTCGCAAACTATTCGATCAGCTCCACCGAATCGTACCATAACGAGATGTTATCGTCCCGAAAAGGTTGGAACGATCAATTCATCCACGGAAATGTCTCGGCGATATGGTACCGCCAACCGCTCGATCCTGTGACGGGTGAAAAGAAAGGAAAGCCTTCACAAATCCCACCGGATGATCTTATCAACATAGCAGGCCCGTCTCAAGTGCCCGATGGGGTAGCTTCATGGCATGTCTCGGTTAGTAAATACACCGATTCACCGTTGCTTTCGGCTGCTTTGCCGGTTTGGGACGCTACGAATACGAATATCGTGGCTGTTGTCGGTGTTACGACCGCTCTTTTTAGTGTAGGACAGTTGATGAAAGAACTGGTTGAAGTACATAGTGGGTATATATATTTGACTTCACAACAAGGTTACTTGTTAGCGACATCAACTAATGCTCCTTTGTTAAAAAACACGACGAAAGGGCCGAAACTAATGATGGCCGTCGACTCCGACGACCGTGTGATACGAATGGGAGCTCAATGGTTGCAAGAAGCTTATGGCAATAAGTTCCCACCTGGCCATGTGGTTCATGTTGAAAAAGCTAACCTTGGGGGTCAACATTATTACATTGATTCGTTTTTTCTCAACTTAACAAGGTTACCTATG GTCGGGGTTATTATAATTCCGAGAAAGTATATAATGGGGAAAGTTGATGAAAGGGCATTGAAAACATTGGTTATATTGATATCAGCATCTGTATGTATCTTAGTTATTGGATGTGTTTGCATTTTGATACTTACGAATGGAGTTTCCAAAGAAATGAAACTCCGAGCTGAGTTAATAAGTCATCTCGATGCAAGAAGAAGAGCTGAAGCTTCAAGTAATTACAAAAGCCAATTCCTCGCGAACATGAG TCATGAATTAAGAACGCCTATGGCTGCTGTCATCGGATTGTTGGACATTCTTATCTGCGATGATTGCCTTACGAACGAGCAATACGCAATGGTTACTCAGATTCGTAAATGCTCAACGGCTTTACTCCGGCTTCTTAACAACATATTGGATCTAAGCAAG GTTGAATCGGGAAAATTGGTGTTGGAAGAAGCTGAGTTCGATTTGGGACGGGAACTTGAAGGACTTGTTGACATGTTCTCTGTTCAATGCATTAACCATAATGTGGAAACAGTTCTGGATCTCTCTG ATGATATTCCGAAAGTAGTTCGAGGAGATTCGGCTAGAGTTGTTCAAGTTTTTGCTAACTTAATAAGCAATTCCATCAAGTTCACAACAT CGGGACATATCGTACTCCGCGGATGGTGTGAGAACCCGAATGTGTGTAGTGATTCCGGGAAGTTTTCTCCTGATCAGAAGAAACCGTTGTCTGCATTAAAGACAAAGTTGAAACAACACGGAAACCATACGAAGAAGGCTGGCAAGAAAGACAACAAAATGATTCTTTGGTTCGAAGTCGATGACACGGGCTGTG GAATTGACCGGAGCAAATGGGAATCGGTGTTCGAAAGCTTTGAGCAAGCTGATCCTTCAACAACTCGAAC GCATGGTGGCACCGGTCTCGGACTGTGCATCGTGAGAACCTTG GTTAACAAAATGGGAGGAGAAATCAAGGTTGTTAAAAAGAACGGTCCCGGAACTCTAATGAGACTATTTTTGCTCCTTAGTACCCCTGCAGATAGCGTAGAACAACAAGGACGAATCGATTTCTCGAAGCACAGTGTAGCT GTAATCCTTGCATTACATGGTAGCATGGGTAGAATGACAATGTTGAAATGGCTATCGAAAAACGGAGTCCCGACATTGGAAGCATCGGAATGGAATGAACTAACACAAATCCTCCATGAACTATTCCATGCCCGAACTCTTGATTCTGGTTTCGACACTCATTATTCACTGACTGAACCTATGAGGTCCAAAGTACAAAGCTTACAAGAGATGAAGAACTCGGTTTACATCATAGTTGTCGATCTCGGGTTGCTCGATTTGAGCACCAACATATGGAAAGAACAGCTTAATTTCCTCGATAAATTCTCGGGCCTTGTGAAATTCGCGTGGATGCTGAATCACGATACGTCCAATGCTATAAAGATGGAACTCCGTAGGAAAGGACATATATTGATGGTTAATAAgccattatataaggccaaaatgCTACATATTTTGGAAGCTGTCATAAAAGAAAGCTATGTTGAGCCTCAAAACCGAAGTCCGAATGGAACGAAAGGTACATCAAAAGAAGGTGATTCTCACGAATGTCTTGAAATCGATTCAACTCAGTTCGAGACATGCAGCTCTGATGATTCCGATGAAACAGCTGGTGCTAGCTCTATAAGTTCGGTCCATATCAGAGAGGAATCGAGAGAAGGAACCATACTAAAATCCAGTCCATCGACACTTAGGAACTGCCTAGTCGAGTTCACGCGATTAGGCTTAGATCAATGCAATACCAGACCAAAGTTGCATAACACCGAAGACATCAAACCCGAAAATCCCGATTCCCCAGAACAACCTTCGGTAAGAAGCAATGCTAAAGACAGAATAACAAACGAACCCAAATCTCTCCAAGGTTTACGGATACTCCTAGCGGAAGATACACCAGTTCTCCAAAGAGTAGCAACCATCATGCTCGAAAAAATGGGAGCTGTAGTAATCGCGGTAGGAGATGGAGTACAAGCGGTCGAAGCCCTCAATTCCGTGCTCGATAATGACAACGAACATAGAAACAACCAAGTGGAAACAGAGATATGTGATTCTCCACCATATGATTTGATCTTAATGGATTGCCaa ATGCCAATGATGGACGGATACGAGGCGACAAAAGCGATAAGAAAATTGGAAGAAAGAACGGGTTGGCATATTCCGATCGTTGCTTTGACGGCTCATGCTATGTCATCAGATAAAGAAAAATGCTTGAAAGTAGGCATGGATGCTTATTTAACAAAGCCAATTGATTACAAGTTGATGGTGTCCACCATTCTTTCACTTACTAAACAGTCATCACCTTGA